A window of Halichoerus grypus chromosome 12, mHalGry1.hap1.1, whole genome shotgun sequence contains these coding sequences:
- the ATG9B gene encoding autophagy-related protein 9B gives MVRRVGWAGSRGRLGPWGDLGPGSVPLLPMPLPPLPPPPCRGPGGGRISIFSLSPAPHTRSSPSSAPPLALGPPCPAVQAPGASQPRHSALPTPTTQAQPAMTPTSAPPSWGCHSTPPPASVTRPASHRCPQDPPGLRIGPLIPEQDYERLEDCDPEGSQDSPLHGEDQQPLLHVPEGLRGSWHHIQNLDSFFTKIYSYHQRNGFACILLEDVFQLGQFVFIVTFTTFLLRCVDYNILFANQPNNRTRPALLHNKVTLADAILSSSQCAQRIRSSPLLVFLLILAAAFWLLQLLRSVCNLFSYWDIQVFYREALHIPPEELSSVPWAEVQSRLLELQKSGGLCVQPRPLTELDVHHRILRYTNYKVALANKGLLPARCALPWGGSAAFLSRGLALNVDLLLFRGPFSLFRGGWELPDAYKRSDQRGALAARWRRTVLLLAAVNLALSPLVLAWQVLHAFYSHAELLRREPGALGARRWSRLAHLQLRHFNELPHELRARLARAYRPAAAFLRAAAPPAPLLALLARQLVFFAGALFAALLVLTVYDEDVLAVEHVLTAMTALGVTATVARSFIPEEQGRSRSPQFLLQAALAHMHYLPEEPGPAGRASAYRQMARLLQYRAVSLLEELLSPLLTPLFLLFWFSPRSLEIIDFFHHFTVDVAGVGDICSFALMDVKRHGHPQWLSAGQTEASLSQRAEDGKTELSLMRFSLVHPQWRPPGHSSKFLGHLRGRVQQDAAAWGATSVRSPPTPGVLSDSSSPLPEAFLANLLVQPLLPPRDLSPTAPCPAAATASLLASISRLAQDPSCVSPGGTGGQKLAQLPELASAEMSLHAIYLHQLHQQQQQELWGEASASSLSRPWSSPSQTLSPDEEKPSWSSDGSSPASSPRQQWRTQRTQNLLPGRFQETTDTQKEPSQAPGTD, from the exons ATGGTGAGGCGAGTGGGCTGGGCGGGGAGCAGAGGGCGGCTGGGGCCGTGGGGAGACCTGGGGCCTGGATCAGTGCCTCTCCTCCCCATGCccctgcctcctcttcctcctcctccatgtcGGGGGCCTGGCGGAGGGAGGATTTCCAtcttctctctgtcccctgcccctcacaCAAGAAGCTCCCCTTCCTCGGCTCCCCCTCTGGCCCTGGGACCCCCCTGCCCAGCGGTGCAGGCCCCAGGGGCCTCTCAGCCTCGCCAcagtgccctccccacccccacaacgCAGGCACAGCCTGCGATgacccccacctctgctcccccctcttggggctgccactccaccccacccccagcctcagtGACTCGCCCTGCCTCACACCGATGCCCCCAGGACCCTCCTGGGCTGCGGATAGGCCCTCTGATCCCTGAGCAGGATTACGAGCGGCTGGAAGACTGTGACCCTGAGGGGTCCCAAGACTCACCCCTCCATGGGGAGGATCAGCAGCCCCTGCTCCATGTGCCTGAAGGGCTCCGAG GCTCCTGGCACCACATCCAGAACCTGGACAGCTTCTTCACCAAG ATCTATAGCTACCACCAGAGGAATGGCTTTGCCTGCATCCTGCTGGAGGATGTCTTCCAATTGGG ACAATTTGTCTTCATTGTCACCTTCACTACCTTCCTCCTTCGGTGTGTGGATTATAACATCCTCTTcgccaaccaaccaaacaaccgGACGAGACCTGCGTTGCTCCACAACAAAGTAACCTTGGCGGATGCCATCTTATCCTCCTCCCAGTGTGCCCAGCG GATCCGCTCCAGCCCCCTGCTGGTCTTCCTGCTGATCCTGGCTGCAGCCTTCTGGCTGTTACAGCTGCTTCGCTCAGTCTGCAACCTCTTCAGCTACTGGGACATCCAAGTGTTTTACAGGGAGGCCCTGCACATCCCCCCG GAGGAGCTCAGCTCGGTGCCCTGGGCCGAGGTGCAGTCCCGCCTGCTGGAGCTGCAGAAGAGCGGCGGGCTGTGCGTGCAGCCGCGGCCGCTGACCGAGCTCGACGTGCACCACCGCATCCTGCGCTACACCAACTACAAGGTGGCGCTGGCCAACAAGGGCCTACTGCCGGCCCGCTGCGCGCTGCCCTGGGGAGGCAGTGCGGCCTTCCTCAGCCGCGGCCTGGCGCTCAACGTCGACCTGCTTCTCTTCCGCGGGCCCTTCTCGCTCTTCCGCGGGGGCTGGGAGCTGCCCGACGCCTACAAGCGCAGCGACCAGCGGGGCGCCCTGGCCGCGCGCTGGCGGCGCACGGTGCTGCTGCTGGCCGCCGTGAACCTGGCGCTGAGCCCGCTGGTGCTGGCCTGGCAGGTGCTGCACGCCTTCTACAGCCACGCGGAGCTGCTGCGGCGCGAGCCCGGGGCGCTGGGGGCGCGCCGCTGGTCCCGCCTGGCCCACCTGCAGCTGCGCCACTTCAACGAGCTGCCGCACGAGCTGCGTGCGCGCCTGGCCCGCGCCTACCGCCCCGCCGCCGCCTTCCTGCGCGccgccgcgccccccgcgcccctgCTCGCGCTGCTGGCCCGCCAGCTCGTCTTCTTCGCCGGCGCGCTCTTCGCCGCGCTGCTCGTGCTCACCGTCTACGACGAGGACGTGCTGGCCGTGGAGCACGTGCTCACCGCCATGACCGCGCTCGGGGTCACGGCCACCGTGGCCAG GTCTTTCATTCCGGAAGAGCAGGGCCGGAGTCGTTCCCCGCAGTTCCTGCTGCAGGCGGCTTTGGCGCACATGCACTACCTCCCAGAGGAGCCCGGCCCTGCGGGCAGGGCCAGCGCTTACCGGCAGATGGCGCGGCTGTTGCAGTACCGGGCG GTCTCCCTCCTGGAGGAGCTCCTGTCCCCTCTCCTCACTCCGCTGTTTTTGCTCTTCTGGTTCTCCCCTCGTTCCCTGGAGATCATTGACTTTTTTCATCACTTCACTGTGGATGTGGCTGGAGTTGGGGACATCTGTTCCTTCGCCCTTATGGATGTGAAGCGCCACGGCCACCCTCAG TGGCTCTCGGCAGGACAGACAGAGGCCTCACTGTCTCAGCGTGCGGAGGATGGAAAGACTGAGCTCTCCTTGATGAGGTTCTCCCTGGTGCATCCACAATGGCGCCCCCCCGGGCACAGCTCCAAGTTCCTGGGGCACCTTCGGGGCAGGGTACAACAAGATGCAGCAGCCTGGGGCGCCACCTCTGTTCGCAGCCCCCCCACGCCTGGGGTGCTCAGTGATTCTTCCTCACCTCTG CCGGAGGCCTTCCTGGCGAACCTCTTGGtgcagcccctcctgcccccacggGACCTGAGccccacagccccctgcccagctgcaGCCACAGCCAGCCTCCTGGCCTCCATTTCCCGCCTTGCCCAGGACCCGAG CTGTGTGTCTCCAGGAGGCACTGGGGGCCAGAAGCTGGCCCAGCTTCCAGAGCTTGCTTCTGCTGAGATGAGTCTTCATGCCATCTACCTGCACCAG CTCCAtcaacagcagcagcaggaacTGTGGGGTGAGGCTTCAGCCTCTTCCCTGTCCAGGCCCTGGTCCAGCCCCTCCCAGACACTCTCGCCCGATGAGGAGAAGCCATCCTGGTCAAGTGATG gctccagtcctgcctccagccccAGACAGCAGTGGAGAACCCAGAGGACCCAGAATCTGCTCCCTGGAAGGTTTCAGGAGACCACAGACACCCAGAAGGAGCCTAGTCAGGCCCCTGGCACTGACTGA